In Myxococcus stipitatus, the following are encoded in one genomic region:
- a CDS encoding ABC transporter ATP-binding protein, whose amino-acid sequence MIEIVDLHKTFGENKVLTGINLTVPAGSTCVILGGSGSGKTVLMKHMIGLLRPDSGQVIIDGEDIVPLGVEGLQRVRNKFGMVFQAAALFDSMTVFENVAFPLREHTRLSEDELHDKVRAKLDLMGLKREVESKFPSDLSGGMRKRVGLARAVVLDPKIVLYDEPTTGLDPITTDYVDEMILAAQKGLGVTSVVISHDISSAFNVADQIAFLSKGVIVANGPPAQLRESEHPAVKVFLETWFGKN is encoded by the coding sequence ATGATTGAAATCGTGGACCTGCACAAGACCTTCGGTGAGAACAAGGTCCTCACGGGCATCAACCTCACCGTGCCCGCGGGCAGCACGTGTGTCATCCTGGGCGGCTCCGGCTCCGGGAAGACGGTGTTGATGAAGCACATGATTGGACTGCTCCGCCCGGACAGCGGCCAGGTCATCATCGACGGCGAGGACATCGTCCCCCTCGGCGTCGAGGGCCTCCAGCGCGTGCGCAACAAGTTCGGCATGGTGTTCCAGGCCGCGGCGCTCTTCGACTCGATGACGGTGTTCGAGAACGTGGCCTTCCCGCTGCGCGAGCACACCCGGCTCTCCGAGGACGAACTGCACGACAAGGTCCGCGCCAAGCTGGACCTGATGGGGCTCAAGCGGGAGGTGGAGTCCAAGTTCCCGTCGGACCTGTCCGGCGGCATGCGCAAGCGGGTGGGGCTGGCGCGCGCCGTGGTGCTGGACCCCAAGATCGTCCTCTATGACGAACCCACGACGGGGCTGGACCCCATCACCACGGACTACGTCGACGAGATGATCCTCGCGGCCCAGAAGGGGCTGGGCGTCACCAGCGTGGTCATCAGCCACGACATCTCCTCCGCCTTCAACGTGGCGGATCAGATTGCGTTCTTGTCGAAGGGCGTCATCGTGGCCAATGGCCCTCCCGCGCAGCTGCGCGAGTCCGAGCACCCCGCGGTGAAGGTGTTCCTGGAGACGTGGTTCGGAAAGAATTGA
- a CDS encoding ABC transporter permease → MTTQTPSKPAQEPGLFVQTVAGFGKGLIDVVSSIGGVVTLAVDVARWSVRRPFRLHNLFTQLDFVGVGSIFIVGLTGLFTGMVFALQTSTAFQLFDAESLVGPTVALTLTRELAAVFSALMVTMRAGSAMCTELGTMRVTEQVDALETMAVNPVQYLLVPRVLAGLFMVPMLTVLFSTAGMAGAYFVAVGGLGISPGTFLTRTQQWLEPADIYEGVTKGAIFGVSVALICCYKGFNASGGAKGVGQATTEAMVASALSIFILDFIFGIAMH, encoded by the coding sequence ATGACCACGCAGACCCCCAGCAAGCCGGCCCAGGAGCCAGGGCTTTTCGTCCAGACGGTGGCCGGCTTCGGCAAGGGCCTCATCGACGTCGTCTCCAGCATTGGTGGCGTCGTGACGCTGGCCGTGGATGTGGCCCGTTGGAGCGTCCGCCGCCCCTTCCGGCTGCACAACCTGTTCACCCAGTTGGACTTCGTGGGGGTGGGGTCCATCTTCATCGTCGGGCTGACGGGCCTGTTCACCGGCATGGTGTTCGCCCTGCAAACCTCGACGGCGTTCCAGCTCTTCGACGCGGAGAGTCTGGTGGGGCCCACGGTGGCGCTGACGCTCACCCGGGAGCTGGCGGCCGTGTTCTCCGCGCTGATGGTCACCATGCGCGCCGGCTCCGCCATGTGCACGGAGCTGGGCACCATGCGCGTCACGGAGCAGGTGGATGCGCTGGAGACCATGGCCGTCAACCCGGTGCAGTACCTGCTGGTGCCCCGGGTGCTCGCCGGCCTGTTCATGGTCCCCATGCTCACCGTCCTGTTCAGCACGGCGGGCATGGCGGGGGCCTACTTCGTCGCCGTCGGTGGGCTGGGCATCTCTCCTGGCACCTTCCTGACGCGCACCCAGCAGTGGCTGGAGCCCGCGGACATCTACGAGGGTGTCACCAAGGGCGCCATCTTCGGTGTCTCCGTGGCGCTCATCTGTTGCTACAAGGGTTTCAACGCCTCCGGCGGCGCCAAGGGCGTGGGCCAGGCGACGACCGAGGCGATGGTGGCCAGCGCGCTGTCCATCTTCATCCTCGATTTCATCTTCGGCATCGCGATGCACTGA